A genome region from Fodinibius salicampi includes the following:
- a CDS encoding phytoene desaturase family protein, which translates to MPDATIIGSGPNGLASAIRLAQEGLSVTIYEKADTIGGGTRTRELTQPGFKHDICSAIHPMAKASPFLKSLPLEDYGLAWIQPDVPVAHPLDEQSAAALFRSLDRTVEHLGRDGKKYRKLVGTLLNSWEKLSTDILAPFSLTPSHPLLMARFGLQALRSAEGLAKRFTTPKGRALFAGLAGHGMLSFNKTASAGIPLVLGISAHKVGWPLPKGGSHAITKAMAAYFESLGGTIKTGTEIHTVDQLPDSKTVFFNTTPNQILSIAGDKLSQKYSNKLRRYQHGCGVFKLDLALSEPIPWKDSICRRAGTVHVGGTFKEIASSEAATNSGRHPEKPYVLVAQQSLFDDSRAPSGKHTCWAYCHVPNGANKDMTNPILNQIERFAPGFRDCIIAQHAMNTVAMETYNPNYIGGDINGGKQDITQLFTRPAGLFDPYHIPETNFYICSSSTPPGGGVHGMCGYHAAGSALRQEFSNQ; encoded by the coding sequence ATGCCAGATGCCACAATCATAGGATCGGGTCCCAATGGATTAGCTTCCGCTATCCGCCTTGCCCAAGAGGGACTATCCGTAACGATCTATGAAAAAGCGGATACCATCGGTGGAGGAACCCGAACCCGGGAACTGACGCAGCCAGGATTCAAGCACGATATATGCTCGGCCATTCATCCCATGGCGAAAGCCTCTCCGTTTCTAAAATCCTTGCCCCTGGAAGATTACGGTCTCGCATGGATACAGCCCGATGTACCCGTTGCCCATCCTTTGGATGAGCAGTCGGCTGCAGCTCTATTCCGATCCCTCGACAGAACTGTGGAGCACCTGGGCAGGGACGGGAAAAAGTACCGAAAATTAGTTGGTACGCTTCTCAACTCCTGGGAAAAATTATCAACCGATATTTTAGCTCCCTTTTCTCTGACCCCGTCCCACCCCCTGCTGATGGCCCGATTTGGGCTACAGGCGCTTCGGTCGGCCGAAGGACTTGCGAAAAGGTTTACTACCCCAAAAGGCCGGGCGCTGTTTGCTGGTTTGGCCGGACACGGCATGCTATCTTTTAATAAAACAGCCTCTGCCGGTATTCCCCTGGTGTTGGGAATATCCGCTCACAAAGTAGGATGGCCGCTGCCCAAAGGCGGATCTCATGCCATAACGAAAGCGATGGCGGCCTACTTCGAATCACTGGGTGGCACCATAAAAACAGGTACAGAAATACATACAGTTGATCAGCTTCCTGATTCCAAAACCGTATTTTTTAACACAACGCCAAATCAAATTCTTAGCATTGCCGGGGATAAACTTTCCCAAAAGTATTCAAATAAACTCCGCCGATATCAACATGGATGCGGGGTTTTCAAACTCGATTTAGCCCTTAGTGAACCTATTCCATGGAAGGACAGCATTTGTCGTAGAGCAGGAACCGTACATGTGGGCGGAACCTTTAAAGAAATTGCAAGCTCGGAAGCAGCTACAAACAGTGGTCGGCATCCTGAAAAACCATACGTATTGGTTGCCCAGCAAAGTTTATTTGATGACAGTCGGGCCCCCTCCGGCAAGCATACCTGTTGGGCCTATTGCCACGTACCCAATGGCGCTAACAAAGATATGACCAATCCCATATTAAATCAGATTGAACGATTCGCACCCGGCTTCCGCGACTGTATTATTGCACAACATGCGATGAATACGGTTGCCATGGAAACATACAACCCGAATTATATAGGGGGCGATATCAACGGGGGAAAACAGGATATAACGCAACTCTTTACGCGTCCGGCGGGGCTATTTGATCCGTACCATATTCCTGAAACAAACTTCTACATCTGTTCGTCCTCTACTCCTCCCGGTGGGGGCGTACATGGCATGTGCGGCTATCATGCAGCAGGATCTGCCTTAAGGCAGGAATTCAGCAATCAGTAA
- the nfi gene encoding deoxyribonuclease V (cleaves DNA at apurinic or apyrimidinic sites): MPDNPLDFYKTISPSEAKKLQQQLREKISLEALSAAPKLVAGADISFDRGSDWMHAAIVVLELASLEPVARSLVSDQTSFPYIPGLLAFREIPVLWKAWHQLQIKPDVLILDGHGIAHPRRMGIATHFGIEIDHPTIGSAKNILTGSHAELALEKGAYAALIDKGEKVGIALRSRTEVNPIYVSPGHKLSFDDAYSIAMKTLTKYKLPRTTRLAHQWANQLRRGEAEEGYLEVQ; this comes from the coding sequence ATGCCGGATAACCCACTGGATTTTTATAAAACAATCAGTCCATCGGAAGCCAAAAAACTTCAGCAGCAATTGCGGGAAAAGATTTCTCTGGAAGCACTATCTGCCGCACCAAAATTAGTTGCCGGAGCTGATATCTCATTTGACAGGGGATCGGATTGGATGCACGCTGCGATCGTTGTACTTGAATTGGCTAGCTTAGAGCCTGTAGCCCGTTCACTGGTTTCGGACCAGACGAGCTTTCCTTATATCCCGGGCCTGCTTGCTTTTCGGGAAATACCTGTACTGTGGAAAGCATGGCACCAGCTCCAGATAAAGCCGGATGTATTGATTTTAGACGGACATGGAATTGCGCATCCGCGCAGAATGGGTATAGCCACTCATTTTGGGATAGAAATTGATCATCCGACCATAGGTTCTGCCAAAAATATTTTGACCGGATCACACGCTGAGTTAGCATTGGAGAAAGGAGCCTATGCTGCTCTTATCGATAAGGGCGAAAAAGTTGGAATCGCATTACGAAGCCGGACTGAGGTGAATCCTATCTATGTATCACCGGGACATAAGCTCTCTTTTGATGATGCGTATTCTATTGCCATGAAAACACTGACCAAATATAAGCTGCCACGGACAACCCGGCTGGCTCACCAGTGGGCAAATCAGCTGCGGAGGGGAGAGGCGGAAGAAGGATATCTAGAAGTTCAGTGA
- a CDS encoding pyridoxal phosphate-dependent decarboxylase family protein has product MDNNEFRKHAHKLVDWMADYFEEVEDYPVKPNVQPSDILEQLPESAPKKQGDFQKIFKDFEEIIMPGMTHWESPNFMGYFPANKSYPSVLAEMLTATLGAQCMSWLTSPAATELEERSMEWLRKLLALPNSFTGVIQSTASTSTLCALLMARERTTDFDINENGFMENERLTVYCSSETHSSIEKDVKIAGFGRKNLRKIPVDDEFAMQPEKLEKAIQEDLQNGRKPTAVVATIGTTGSTAIDPLKEIGKLCSDYDLFLHVDAAYAGTALLLPEMRWMNNGIEHADSFVFNPHKWMFTNFDCSAFFVRDEDLLVQTLGIMPEYLKTPEDQRVKNYRDWGIPLGRRFRALKLWFVLRSFGREGLQKIIRHHIALAQNLEEEINQHPDFELLAPVPLNTLCFRFQPSHISDEQKLNELNKRLLNQIQQSGELFLTHTTLKDKYTIRMVIGNTNVEQRHVEKAWNLIQSLAAKLITR; this is encoded by the coding sequence ATGGACAATAACGAATTTCGCAAACATGCTCATAAATTGGTTGACTGGATGGCAGACTATTTTGAAGAAGTCGAAGATTACCCGGTCAAACCCAACGTTCAACCTAGTGATATTTTAGAACAACTCCCGGAATCGGCTCCGAAGAAACAGGGAGACTTTCAAAAAATATTTAAGGATTTTGAAGAAATAATTATGCCCGGTATGACTCACTGGGAAAGTCCCAACTTTATGGGATATTTTCCTGCTAACAAAAGCTATCCCTCGGTACTGGCCGAAATGCTTACCGCCACCCTGGGAGCCCAATGCATGAGTTGGTTGACGTCTCCCGCTGCAACAGAGCTTGAAGAGCGATCCATGGAATGGCTCCGAAAGTTACTTGCCTTGCCCAATTCCTTTACCGGCGTCATACAAAGTACGGCCTCTACCTCTACTCTTTGTGCCCTGCTGATGGCCCGCGAGCGAACAACGGATTTCGATATCAATGAAAATGGATTTATGGAGAATGAAAGATTGACGGTCTATTGCTCCTCAGAGACTCACTCCTCTATTGAAAAGGACGTTAAAATTGCCGGATTCGGCCGAAAAAATCTCCGGAAAATTCCAGTTGACGATGAGTTTGCCATGCAGCCGGAGAAACTTGAAAAAGCAATTCAAGAAGATCTACAAAACGGCAGGAAACCAACGGCCGTGGTGGCAACAATCGGTACTACCGGTTCTACAGCTATTGATCCCCTAAAAGAGATTGGGAAACTTTGCTCTGACTATGACCTGTTTCTTCATGTGGACGCTGCCTATGCGGGCACGGCCCTGCTGTTGCCAGAGATGCGATGGATGAATAACGGCATAGAGCATGCCGACTCCTTTGTATTCAATCCTCATAAATGGATGTTTACTAATTTCGACTGTTCAGCCTTTTTTGTCCGAGATGAAGATCTGTTAGTGCAAACACTAGGAATTATGCCCGAATACCTGAAAACACCAGAAGACCAGCGGGTTAAGAATTACCGCGACTGGGGAATTCCGCTGGGACGACGCTTTCGTGCCCTAAAGCTCTGGTTTGTCCTGCGAAGCTTCGGGAGAGAAGGGTTACAGAAAATAATAAGACATCATATTGCCCTGGCACAAAATTTAGAGGAGGAAATCAATCAGCACCCAGATTTTGAACTCTTGGCCCCTGTTCCACTGAATACGCTTTGTTTTCGTTTTCAGCCATCCCATATTTCTGATGAACAAAAGTTGAATGAATTAAATAAACGGCTGCTTAATCAGATACAACAAAGCGGTGAACTTTTTCTTACACACACTACCCTCAAAGATAAGTATACCATCCGCATGGTAATAGGAAATACAAATGTGGAACAGCGACACGTAGAAAAGGCCTGGAATTTAATCCAATCGCTGGCGGCGAAACTTATTACCCGTTAA
- a CDS encoding SDR family oxidoreductase yields the protein MNLSDINALVTGGSSGIGKATAQSITEAGGKVVIAARNKEKLKASAAEIGAIPIQCDVRKENEVIDLVEETTKQLDNYNVLINNAGYGTFSRLVNLSATDLESQLRTNTIGAMMVARETARYFIQQSYGNIINVSSSAGKKGFEGGTAYVASKFALSGMTECWRSELRPHNIRVMQINPSEVQTEFSENAGRGSRAFNETKLIAEDIGQTIVSMLALPDRGFITETSVWATNPK from the coding sequence ATGAATCTATCTGATATCAATGCATTAGTTACCGGCGGGAGTTCGGGCATAGGTAAAGCTACAGCGCAGTCAATCACCGAAGCCGGTGGAAAGGTCGTAATTGCAGCTCGAAACAAAGAAAAATTAAAAGCATCTGCAGCCGAAATCGGGGCCATACCAATCCAGTGCGATGTACGGAAAGAAAATGAAGTTATTGACCTTGTTGAAGAAACAACTAAACAGCTCGATAACTATAATGTTCTCATTAATAATGCGGGCTATGGTACATTTTCCAGGTTAGTTAATTTATCAGCGACGGATCTTGAAAGTCAGCTCAGAACGAATACGATCGGAGCAATGATGGTCGCCCGGGAGACTGCCCGATATTTTATTCAACAATCATATGGAAATATTATCAATGTTTCTTCCTCAGCCGGCAAGAAAGGATTTGAAGGAGGTACAGCCTACGTAGCAAGCAAATTTGCGCTCAGCGGCATGACCGAATGCTGGCGGTCGGAACTTCGTCCCCACAATATTCGGGTCATGCAGATTAATCCCAGTGAAGTACAGACCGAATTTTCCGAAAACGCAGGGCGCGGCAGCCGAGCCTTTAACGAAACCAAATTGATAGCTGAAGATATTGGCCAGACTATTGTGAGTATGCTTGCCCTCCCGGATCGCGGCTTTATCACTGAAACCAGTGTATGGGCTACGAATCCAAAATAA
- a CDS encoding DUF971 domain-containing protein, translating into MNHDLRPKSIEVSNSKGILEIEWSDGHHSEYTLFGLRKNCPCVTCRGGHGSMNTFDRSLFFVEPTQQFQIEDIKQIGNHAIKIFWNDGHNNGMYQWETLRAMCPCTECYPEQE; encoded by the coding sequence ATGAATCACGATTTACGGCCTAAAAGTATTGAAGTTTCTAATAGCAAAGGTATCCTGGAAATAGAATGGTCAGACGGGCATCACTCTGAATATACCCTCTTTGGGCTCCGTAAAAATTGTCCCTGTGTAACCTGCCGTGGGGGACATGGTAGCATGAATACCTTCGATCGTTCCCTGTTTTTTGTTGAACCAACGCAACAATTTCAAATCGAGGATATTAAACAGATCGGGAATCATGCGATCAAGATTTTTTGGAACGACGGACATAATAATGGGATGTACCAGTGGGAAACGTTGCGTGCAATGTGCCCCTGTACGGAATGTTATCCCGAACAGGAGTAA
- a CDS encoding CoA-binding protein codes for MAANYADIIKEAENIAIIGCSANRYRTSYHIASYLRDNGYRIIPVNPNYDEVLGLPCYDTMNDIPEKYSVDIVDIFRDSQYTAEMVQQIIDWSKNNGQKPVIWTQLDVSSKEAEELAKEAGFRYVKNECLMVQHEKST; via the coding sequence ATGGCTGCTAATTACGCTGATATTATTAAAGAAGCAGAGAATATTGCGATTATCGGTTGCTCGGCAAATAGGTATCGTACCAGTTATCATATTGCAAGTTACTTAAGGGATAATGGCTATCGCATTATCCCCGTCAACCCAAATTATGATGAGGTTCTTGGATTGCCATGTTATGATACTATGAATGATATACCTGAAAAGTATTCAGTGGATATTGTTGATATTTTCCGGGACTCGCAATATACCGCAGAAATGGTACAGCAGATCATTGACTGGTCGAAGAACAATGGACAAAAGCCCGTAATATGGACACAGTTGGATGTATCATCGAAAGAAGCTGAGGAGCTGGCTAAAGAGGCAGGGTTCAGGTATGTGAAAAATGAATGCCTGATGGTACAGCATGAGAAATCAACCTGA
- a CDS encoding 3-keto-disaccharide hydrolase: protein MKRILSVFVCLFFVIGALSCYAQTDSKSQTLFNGENLDGWHMDVPDLEEDSTLRAPFIVRDGMLVSLGEPRGHLLTDDTYRDYRLEVEYRFPGEPGNCGVLVHASTPRALYKMFPQSIEVQMMHENAGDFWCIVEDIEVPNMEERRGPEEEWGVTEGKKRRIVNLTDGSENDLGEWNTMVIEALDDKIKVWVNGDLVNYGTDATAEEGKIALQAEGAEVEFRKVVLTPISELSSKE from the coding sequence ATGAAAAGAATTCTCAGTGTATTTGTGTGCTTATTTTTTGTGATAGGAGCTTTGTCTTGTTATGCCCAGACTGACTCCAAATCCCAAACTCTTTTTAACGGGGAAAATTTAGATGGATGGCATATGGATGTGCCGGACCTGGAGGAGGATTCGACCTTAAGGGCTCCTTTTATTGTACGTGATGGCATGCTTGTAAGTTTGGGTGAGCCCAGGGGGCATCTGCTAACAGATGATACATACAGGGATTACCGGCTTGAGGTTGAATATCGTTTTCCGGGTGAGCCGGGCAATTGTGGCGTTTTGGTTCATGCATCTACACCGAGGGCGCTTTATAAGATGTTTCCCCAGTCTATTGAGGTTCAAATGATGCATGAAAATGCAGGAGATTTTTGGTGTATTGTAGAGGATATTGAAGTTCCAAATATGGAGGAGCGGCGCGGTCCGGAAGAGGAATGGGGAGTTACGGAAGGCAAAAAACGCAGAATTGTTAACCTGACGGACGGATCCGAAAATGATCTTGGAGAATGGAATACCATGGTTATCGAAGCTCTGGATGATAAGATAAAGGTCTGGGTAAATGGTGATTTGGTTAACTATGGAACGGATGCGACCGCAGAAGAGGGGAAAATCGCCCTGCAAGCTGAAGGAGCAGAAGTTGAGTTTCGCAAAGTAGTGTTAACTCCTATATCGGAACTGAGCAGTAAAGAGTAA
- a CDS encoding DUF2914 domain-containing protein has protein sequence MLRKTKSFIKRHQKYLPVLFFIGGFIWDSLTLGRIDGWYSNTILFTYLGGLTISLYIFNLSDDNHWEKTFLQPYEKYAPLAVQFFLGGLSSAYVIFFFQSVSLTKTAVFFILLVVLLISNELLKHRISNKYLQFGAYLFVSFTFFTFFLPIVIGKMSTFIFIISGLLGLASTLLFIFYLYYKSPSTRAEIDGRKITVLILGIYIFINGCYYFNLIPPVPISLKTGMIAYHVEKNEPVFEVTYAEQKGVARLWRTHQKTFNHSMGDTVFAYTSIFAPTDLRKSVQHQWQWYAPSSESWETSDVISYEVIGGRKRGFRGYTYKTNIHTGVWRVNVTTQEGLVLGRINFEVVQDSTFNKADLTTKTFN, from the coding sequence ATGCTCAGAAAAACAAAATCTTTTATAAAACGCCACCAGAAATACCTTCCGGTACTGTTTTTTATCGGAGGATTCATATGGGATAGCCTGACACTTGGCAGAATTGACGGCTGGTATAGTAATACAATACTTTTTACGTATTTAGGTGGATTAACAATAAGCTTGTATATATTCAATTTATCCGATGACAATCACTGGGAAAAAACTTTCCTACAACCCTATGAAAAATATGCTCCACTGGCTGTTCAGTTTTTTTTGGGAGGACTCTCAAGTGCATATGTCATTTTCTTCTTCCAAAGTGTTAGCCTGACCAAGACCGCAGTCTTCTTCATCCTTCTGGTCGTACTTCTTATTTCCAATGAGCTTTTAAAGCATCGAATCTCGAACAAATATCTCCAGTTTGGAGCTTACTTGTTCGTATCTTTCACATTCTTCACTTTTTTCCTCCCCATCGTGATTGGTAAAATGAGTACTTTTATTTTTATCATATCCGGATTATTGGGACTAGCCTCTACCCTCCTGTTCATCTTTTATCTTTATTACAAAAGTCCCTCTACACGTGCAGAAATTGATGGCCGGAAAATTACAGTATTAATATTGGGCATTTACATCTTTATTAATGGATGCTACTATTTTAACCTCATTCCTCCCGTCCCGATCTCGCTTAAAACGGGAATGATTGCTTATCATGTAGAGAAAAATGAACCGGTATTTGAGGTTACGTATGCAGAACAAAAAGGCGTAGCCCGGCTTTGGAGAACCCACCAAAAAACGTTCAACCACAGCATGGGAGATACTGTATTTGCTTATACTTCTATCTTTGCCCCTACGGATCTCAGAAAATCTGTACAACACCAATGGCAATGGTATGCTCCTTCATCCGAAAGTTGGGAAACCAGTGATGTCATTAGCTATGAGGTGATAGGCGGACGTAAGAGGGGATTTAGGGGTTATACCTATAAAACAAATATTCATACTGGTGTTTGGCGAGTCAATGTGACTACACAAGAAGGACTGGTGCTGGGCCGCATAAACTTTGAAGTAGTGCAGGATAGCACCTTCAACAAAGCTGATTTAACAACTAAAACATTTAATTAG
- a CDS encoding peptidylprolyl isomerase has translation MPKVKDGDTVKVHYTGKLTEDGTVFDSSEDREPLEFTLGEGQLIPGFEEAVIGMEEGDDTTVEIASEDAYGERREDLELEVAKDDLPDEVDPQVGMQLQMQQQEDGRAIPVQITAVEDDYVKLDANHPLAGKDLTFDIELVKLKS, from the coding sequence TTGCCAAAAGTAAAAGACGGTGACACCGTAAAAGTTCATTACACTGGAAAATTAACTGAAGATGGAACAGTTTTCGACAGCTCAGAAGATCGCGAGCCGCTTGAATTTACCCTGGGAGAAGGTCAATTAATTCCCGGTTTTGAAGAGGCGGTTATCGGCATGGAAGAAGGCGACGATACAACTGTAGAGATCGCCTCTGAAGATGCATATGGTGAGCGACGCGAAGATCTGGAACTAGAAGTTGCCAAAGATGATCTGCCTGATGAAGTAGATCCCCAGGTAGGTATGCAACTTCAAATGCAGCAACAGGAAGATGGACGTGCTATTCCTGTTCAAATTACTGCAGTTGAAGATGATTATGTTAAGCTTGATGCTAACCACCCGCTGGCTGGCAAAGACTTAACCTTCGATATTGAACTGGTTAAGCTTAAAAGCTAA
- a CDS encoding O-methyltransferase, producing MVSKEIEDYAISHTSKEDPLIQELLEVANQKLEHTDMISGRLVGRLLAFLVELSGADRILEVGTFVGYSALTMAKVMPKEGVLFSCEYNEHYEAIARHFFEKSEYSSKIHLVMGKALETIPAIPGNFDFIFLDADKINYPRYYDLLLPRLNKDGLMVVDNTLWGGEVIDPQSEKSQVIASLNKTIKEDESVEQLLLPVRDGLTLIKKK from the coding sequence ATGGTTTCAAAGGAAATTGAAGATTATGCTATTTCCCATACATCGAAGGAGGATCCATTAATACAGGAGCTTCTCGAAGTCGCCAATCAAAAATTGGAGCATACTGATATGATAAGCGGTCGATTGGTGGGGCGCTTGCTTGCATTCCTTGTAGAACTATCGGGAGCTGATCGGATCCTTGAAGTAGGCACCTTCGTAGGTTATTCTGCTTTGACAATGGCAAAGGTTATGCCGAAAGAAGGAGTTCTTTTTAGCTGTGAATATAATGAACATTATGAAGCGATTGCCCGGCATTTTTTTGAAAAGAGTGAATATTCTTCAAAGATACATCTGGTAATGGGTAAGGCTCTAGAAACTATTCCAGCTATTCCCGGAAATTTTGATTTTATTTTTTTGGATGCTGATAAGATAAATTATCCAAGGTATTATGATTTGCTTTTGCCCCGCCTTAACAAAGATGGCCTGATGGTTGTTGATAATACGCTTTGGGGAGGAGAGGTGATTGACCCTCAGAGCGAAAAATCCCAAGTAATTGCCAGCCTAAATAAAACTATAAAAGAGGATGAGTCGGTCGAACAGCTTTTGTTGCCTGTTCGTGATGGATTGACCCTGATCAAGAAAAAATAA
- a CDS encoding lysophospholipid acyltransferase family protein, giving the protein MDFIPSDESPLFIKGFRIYTYYLFKRRFSKVWLKQEYQPDNSSKTIYYLNHHSWWDGLIPFLLNEYIFHQRARAVMGIQQMQKYSFFKKIGAFSINRNDQRQTLRSLRYAVESFERPNASLFIYPQGEITPPGSSLHFEKGLAWLSQQLTDIEIVPIGIYIHTVRNDKPELHLWIGPSIKTETSHSKQELTQKFENKLENILEKLRETAGFDDSIFERFI; this is encoded by the coding sequence TTGGATTTTATTCCTTCTGACGAATCTCCCCTCTTTATTAAAGGTTTTCGTATTTACACCTACTATCTTTTCAAACGCCGTTTCTCAAAAGTATGGTTAAAACAGGAATATCAGCCAGACAACAGCTCCAAGACAATCTACTATTTGAATCACCATTCGTGGTGGGACGGACTCATTCCTTTTTTATTAAATGAATATATTTTTCATCAACGGGCTCGGGCTGTTATGGGAATCCAGCAGATGCAGAAATATTCATTTTTTAAAAAAATCGGGGCTTTCTCCATCAATCGGAATGACCAAAGACAGACTCTCCGCTCTCTTCGTTATGCCGTAGAATCCTTTGAACGTCCCAATGCCAGTCTTTTCATCTATCCACAAGGGGAAATTACTCCCCCGGGTTCGTCCCTCCATTTTGAAAAAGGTCTGGCCTGGCTCAGTCAACAGCTCACGGATATAGAGATAGTCCCAATCGGTATTTACATACACACAGTCCGCAATGACAAACCGGAACTCCATCTATGGATTGGACCCTCTATAAAAACTGAGACTTCTCATTCGAAACAAGAATTAACCCAAAAATTTGAAAATAAACTTGAAAACATCCTCGAAAAACTTCGAGAAACGGCGGGCTTTGATGATTCAATATTCGAGCGTTTTATCTGA
- a CDS encoding glycosyltransferase: MMTIVFYIILGYLCFTTAILLINKRDFDTLPPAPSSYFSYQAPSVSICIPARNEEGTIERCVRSALYQQYPNFNVTVLDDQSTDQTPAILNRLKDEFSNKLTIIDGRPKPDGWVGKPWACHQLAEVTGGEILVFIDSDTWLEPSAIARTVRTMGQNVLDFVTLWPEQILQSFWEKNIIPLIYFALFTLLPVRYIKRSPIWLPSFLRKKMDPFFAAACGQFMAFKRSSYNAIGGHQSVYNQIVEDVTLAKQIKNAGYSMNMYSGHNVVSCRMYRSSKELWKGLSKNFLAGFNYNIPLFVSMSILHLAVYLFPFLGLPFLLWFGNPTLSILCGGCCLLIIYQRLIINRWFNWSYWYAFLHPIGVGWFQLLGFYALKDYFNNEYPEWKGRILE, translated from the coding sequence ATGATGACAATCGTATTCTACATAATATTGGGGTATCTGTGCTTTACTACTGCTATTTTGCTGATTAATAAAAGGGATTTCGATACCCTGCCACCGGCGCCTTCTTCTTATTTTTCATATCAGGCCCCTTCTGTTAGTATTTGTATTCCTGCCCGTAATGAAGAAGGAACTATTGAAAGATGCGTACGTTCGGCTCTTTATCAGCAATACCCGAATTTTAATGTTACTGTATTGGATGATCAATCAACCGATCAAACTCCAGCCATCCTCAACCGCTTAAAAGACGAGTTTTCCAATAAACTCACAATTATTGACGGTCGGCCTAAACCTGATGGATGGGTGGGTAAGCCCTGGGCTTGTCACCAGTTGGCTGAAGTAACGGGTGGAGAAATCCTGGTTTTTATTGATTCCGATACCTGGTTGGAACCCTCAGCTATTGCCAGAACGGTTCGAACAATGGGACAAAATGTACTCGATTTCGTCACGCTTTGGCCGGAACAGATACTGCAAAGTTTCTGGGAAAAAAATATTATTCCTCTTATCTACTTTGCCTTATTCACCCTTCTTCCTGTTCGTTATATAAAACGTTCTCCGATATGGCTTCCCTCTTTTCTACGAAAAAAAATGGACCCTTTTTTTGCAGCAGCATGTGGTCAGTTTATGGCATTCAAACGCTCAAGCTATAATGCCATCGGTGGACATCAATCGGTCTATAATCAGATCGTTGAGGATGTAACTCTGGCCAAGCAGATTAAAAATGCAGGTTATTCCATGAATATGTATTCCGGTCATAATGTTGTCAGCTGTCGAATGTACCGATCAAGCAAGGAACTGTGGAAGGGGCTTAGCAAAAACTTCCTTGCAGGATTCAATTACAATATCCCCCTATTTGTATCCATGTCTATTCTGCATCTGGCCGTTTACCTGTTCCCTTTCCTGGGTCTCCCTTTTCTTCTCTGGTTTGGCAATCCTACTCTCAGTATTCTATGCGGAGGGTGTTGTTTATTAATAATCTATCAACGCCTGATCATTAACCGCTGGTTCAATTGGAGTTATTGGTATGCTTTTCTACATCCGATAGGCGTGGGATGGTTTCAACTATTGGGTTTTTATGCTTTAAAGGACTATTTCAATAACGAATATCCTGAATGGAAAGGAAGAATACTGGAATAA